The following are from one region of the Falco biarmicus isolate bFalBia1 chromosome 1, bFalBia1.pri, whole genome shotgun sequence genome:
- the C1QBP gene encoding complement component 1 Q subcomponent-binding protein, mitochondrial isoform X1, which produces MLLARALRAAAALRPPPGRLFSSFSSSSSPRTLLPPPGATPPPVRSLWQLGGGGWRTALLRPRRGSAGGVSCGCGGLHTEGDKAFAQFLTDEIKEEKKIQKHKSLPKVSGGWELEVHGTEAKLVRKVAGEKVTVTFNINNSIPPSLDDETQEEQKPDQQEPDLTSTPNFVVEVIKDDTKQTLVLDCHFPEDEVGHEGEEESDIFTIREVSFQPTGEADWKDTNYTLNTDSLDWALYDHLMDFLADRGVDNTFADELIELSTALEHQEYIKFLEDLKSFVKCQ; this is translated from the exons ATGCTGCTCGCCCGGGCCctgcgcgccgccgccgccctgcgcccgccgcccggccgcctcttctcctccttctcctcctcctcctctccccgcACCCTCCTGCCGCCGCCCGGCGCCACGCCGCCCCCGGTGCGCTCCCTCTGGCAGCTGGGCGGCGGCGGGTGGCGGACGGCGCTGCTCCGCCCGCGGCGGGGCTCGGCCGGCGGCGTCTCCTGCGGCTGCGGCGGCCTCCACACCGAGG GCGACAAAGCCTTCGCGCAGTTCCTGACGGACGAGAtcaaggaggagaagaagaTCCAGAAGCACAAGTCGCTGCCCAAGGTGTCCGGCggctgggagctggaggtgCACGGTACCGAGGCCAAGCTGGTGCGGAAGGTCGCCGGGGAGAA GGTAACGGTCACGTTCAACATCAACAATAGCATTCCACCCTCGCTTGATGATGAAACACAAGAAGAGCAGAAACCTGATCAGCAGGAG CCTGATCTTACATCAACTCCAAACTTTGTCGTGGAAGTAATAAAAGATGATACAAAACAGACCCTTGTTCTTGACTGCCATTTTCCCGAAGACGAG GTTGGCcatgaaggagaggaggaaagtgATATTTTCACAATTCGGGAGGTCAGTTTCCAGCCCACTGGGGAAGCGGATTGGAAGGACACCAACTACACTCTCAATACAGATTCCCTTGACTGG GCTCTGTATGATCACTTAATGGATTTCCTGGCTGATCGAGGAGTGGACAACACCTTTGCTGATGAGTTAATAGAGCTCAGCACTGCACTGGAGCACCAGGAGTACATTAAATTCCTTGAAGACCTTAAAAGCTTTGTCAAATGTCAGTAG
- the RPAIN gene encoding RPA-interacting protein has translation MEAPRRRYRGGPAVPPWKETYRRRCMERLRSSRAKLLDRYRRAGEGAGGHGPGALLVQEVMAQEWQSLPAFGGGELLVQMLEDPDELAVLEEIQQELILQEQLAIKEYEQSLQFDEECLNAMLDGLDASDKVICPVCRRNNLTVSDHLVSCQCGLYITTQGMTEEKLRVLLENTLTEHSHRCFHNPEFAVTSGMEEGASLLMSCPVCDSWTILL, from the exons ATGGAGGCGCCGCGCCGGCGGTACCGCGGGGGCCCGGCCGTGCCGCCCTGGAAGGAGACCTACCGCCGG CGCTGCATGGAGAGGCTGAGGAGCAGCCGGGCGAAGCTGCTGGACCGGTACCGGCGGGCCGGGGAGGGAGCGGGCGGACACGGCCCGGGCGCGCTGCTGGTGCAGGAGGTGATGGCGCAGGAGTGGCAGAGCCTGCCGGCCTTCGggggaggggagctgctggtgcag ATGCTAGAGGACCCCGATGAGCTAGCGGTACTGGAAGAGATCCAGCAAGAGCTGATTTTGCAAG AACAGTTGGCTATAAAAGAGTATGAGCAAAGCCTGCAGTTTGATGAAGAATGTCTCAATGCAATGCTTGATGGCTTGGATGCCAGTGACAAGGTCATCTGCCCTGTGTGCAGGAG GAATAACCTGACCGTGAGCGATCACTTGGTTTCTTGCCAGTGTGGGTTATACATCACCACACAG GGTATGACCGAAGAGAAGCTTCGGGTGCTTCTAGAAAACACACTAACAGAGCACAGTCACAGGTGCTTTCACAACCCAGAGTTTGCTGTTACCAGTGGAATGGAGGAAGGAGCCAGTCTTCTCATGAGCTGTCCG GTGTGTGACTCCTGGACGATTCTCCTGTAA
- the C1QBP gene encoding complement component 1 Q subcomponent-binding protein, mitochondrial isoform X2, giving the protein MSLVLICKLLFPKERDKAFAQFLTDEIKEEKKIQKHKSLPKVSGGWELEVHGTEAKLVRKVAGEKVTVTFNINNSIPPSLDDETQEEQKPDQQEPDLTSTPNFVVEVIKDDTKQTLVLDCHFPEDEVGHEGEEESDIFTIREVSFQPTGEADWKDTNYTLNTDSLDWALYDHLMDFLADRGVDNTFADELIELSTALEHQEYIKFLEDLKSFVKCQ; this is encoded by the exons ATGTCACTTGTGCTGATCTGCAAATTGCTGTTTCCCAAAGAAC GCGACAAAGCCTTCGCGCAGTTCCTGACGGACGAGAtcaaggaggagaagaagaTCCAGAAGCACAAGTCGCTGCCCAAGGTGTCCGGCggctgggagctggaggtgCACGGTACCGAGGCCAAGCTGGTGCGGAAGGTCGCCGGGGAGAA GGTAACGGTCACGTTCAACATCAACAATAGCATTCCACCCTCGCTTGATGATGAAACACAAGAAGAGCAGAAACCTGATCAGCAGGAG CCTGATCTTACATCAACTCCAAACTTTGTCGTGGAAGTAATAAAAGATGATACAAAACAGACCCTTGTTCTTGACTGCCATTTTCCCGAAGACGAG GTTGGCcatgaaggagaggaggaaagtgATATTTTCACAATTCGGGAGGTCAGTTTCCAGCCCACTGGGGAAGCGGATTGGAAGGACACCAACTACACTCTCAATACAGATTCCCTTGACTGG GCTCTGTATGATCACTTAATGGATTTCCTGGCTGATCGAGGAGTGGACAACACCTTTGCTGATGAGTTAATAGAGCTCAGCACTGCACTGGAGCACCAGGAGTACATTAAATTCCTTGAAGACCTTAAAAGCTTTGTCAAATGTCAGTAG